From one Lolium rigidum isolate FL_2022 chromosome 4, APGP_CSIRO_Lrig_0.1, whole genome shotgun sequence genomic stretch:
- the LOC124705844 gene encoding uncharacterized protein LOC124705844 isoform X2 encodes MGSWKRTITSPFRKACTILSPQHTGGRKTPRARHQLKRSGAAAAVARASDVVESPSTAQLYGDVMACAYEDVQVMWSMLDNKQARVLDAAAS; translated from the exons ATGGGTTCTTGGAAGCGCACCATCACGTCGCCGTTCAGGAAGGCCTGCACCATCCTCAGCCCGCAGCACACCG GCGGCAGGAAGACGCCCCGTGCGCGCCACCAGCTCAAGCGatccggagcggcggcggcggtggcgcgtgCCAGCGACGTGGTGGAGAGCCCGTCCACCGCGCAGCTCTACGGCGACGTCATGGCCTGCGCCTACGAGGACGTGCAGGTCATGTGGTCCATGCTCGACAACAAGCAGGCCAGGGTCCTCGACGCCGCCGCATCGTGA
- the LOC124705844 gene encoding uncharacterized protein LOC124705844 isoform X1: MGSWKRTITSPFRKACTILSPQHTGGSGSGRSDDHGSGSEGGRKTPRARHQLKRSGAAAAVARASDVVESPSTAQLYGDVMACAYEDVQVMWSMLDNKQARVLDAAAS, from the coding sequence ATGGGTTCTTGGAAGCGCACCATCACGTCGCCGTTCAGGAAGGCCTGCACCATCCTCAGCCCGCAGCACACCGGCGGGAGCGGCAGCGGCAGGAGCGACGACCACGGCAGTGGCAGCGAAGGCGGCAGGAAGACGCCCCGTGCGCGCCACCAGCTCAAGCGatccggagcggcggcggcggtggcgcgtgCCAGCGACGTGGTGGAGAGCCCGTCCACCGCGCAGCTCTACGGCGACGTCATGGCCTGCGCCTACGAGGACGTGCAGGTCATGTGGTCCATGCTCGACAACAAGCAGGCCAGGGTCCTCGACGCCGCCGCATCGTGA